The Synechococcus sp. MVIR-18-1 region CGACTGTCGCGTCGAGCGAAACGACGCCCTCAGCCTTGAGGAGATTCGCGACCTGAATCCATCCGCGATTTTGCTTTCACCTGGCCCAGGCGATCCGGATCAAGCCGGTGTTTGCCTCGAGGTCTTAAGCCAACTCTCACCCACCATTCCAACCCTTGGCGTCTGCCTCGGGCATCAGTCCATAGCGCAGGCGTACGGCGGACGCGTTGTGAGAGCCCGCGAACTGATGCATGGGAAAACATCTCCTGTTCAGCATCGCGGTGAAGGCGTCTTCGCGGGGCTCCCCCAACCCCTTACTGCGACCCGGTATCACAGCCTGATTGCGGAACGAGACACGCTTCCTGAGTGCCTTGAAGTCACCGCCTGGCTAGAGGATGGAACGATCATGGGTCTGCGCCATCGCGACTACCCCCATCTGCAGGGGGTGCAATTCCATCCGGAGAGCGTGCTCACAGAAGCAGGGCACCAGCTGCTGGCCAACTTCCTGCGTCAAGCAGAACCCCAGTGACATCACTGCTAGCTTCCTGAGCACAAAGACGAGCAGCAATGTCGGTCCACGAACGGGTTCAGAGTCTTTTCAGCATTGTTGTGCGTGGATCTGCTCTGCTGGCGATCGGCACGATTGCTCCAGTTCGGGCCGCGGGCGTCAGCGTGACCAATTACGGCCATAGCGCCTTGCTGATCCGCGGAGGCGGCCAATCCGTGATGGTGAATCCATTTCGGGCCGTGGGCTGCGCCAAAGGACTCGCTGAACCACGCGTGAACGCAACGGTGACTCTTGCCAGTTCGGAATTACCCGATGAGGGGGCCCGCATCGGTGGAGGCACCTATCTGGTCAAACCCGGTTCCTATCGTGTCGGCGGTCTCAAGATCGAAGGGTTCGCCGCTCCCCACGACCGCGTGGGTGGCCGTCGTTTTGGCCAAGCCACGGTGTGGCGCTGGCAACAGGCAGGCCTCAGCTTTGCCCATCTCGGAGGCACCGCCGCCACACTCAGCGGTGAGGACAAGGTGCTTCTCGGTCGCCCCGACGTCTTAATCATCGGCGTCGGCGGCGGCGGCAAGGTCTACAACGCAGAGGAGGCGGCGAAGGTTGTACGGGAACTCAATCCCCGCAGGGTGATCCCAGTCCAATACGTGAATGGGGAGGCGCCGTCCGGCTGTGACCTCGGCGGAGTCCAGCCTTTTTTGGACGCGATGTCCGGTACAAAGGTGCGCAAGGTGGGGCCAAACCTCAACCTGCCTGGAACCCTTGGTGACACGACCGTGATCGATGTCATGCGTTGATCGCGACCGACGCCAACAGCGCTGACAGCTCGGCTCGCTCCATCCCAGCGATCAAGGACAAAAGCAGCAGAATTCTTGCCTTCTGAGGGCTGAGGGTTCCCGCCGGCAACAAACCAAGTTCGTCCTGCAGCGCACAGGGATGAACAGGCCCGCTACCGCAACGATTCGCGCGCAGCATCAGGGGCAACACACCTGGCCAGGCTTTGATCGCCTGACGTTCTCCCGCAGACAACTGACCGGCCCCGGTGCCGGTCCAGACCAGCCCCTTCACCCCTGCATGGGAAAGGGCCGACACCATGGCTAATGGGGGATCCACACAGCCATAAAGAATGGCCACTTCGGGCCACTGAGGCGGCAAGGCCAGCGTCGCGAAGGGAACGGTACGGGACCCCGACGCCACCGGCACATGCACCCCGCTGTCATCCACCCAGCCCAGGGGGCCCACGTCTGGGCTTTGAAAGGCACCCACACCCTGGGTGGCCACCTTGGTGACAGCCCCAGCTCCATGGATCTGGCCATCCATCACCACCAGCACCCCGTGGCCACAGGCCTGAGGGCTACAGGCCACTTGCACCGCCTGAAACAGATTCAGCGGACCATCGGCACTGAGCGCTGTAGCCGGACGCATCGCTCCCACCAACACCACGGGCCGCGGATCATCAATGAGTAACTCCAACAACCAGGCGGTTTCTTCCAAGGTGTTGGTGCCGTGGGTGATCACCACTCCCACCAGCTCGGGAGACGCAGAAAACGCCTCACGGATGCGCTTCACCAGTTGGATCCAATGCTGAAACTGCAGATCCGCACTATCCAGATTGGTGAGTTGCTCCACCTGAATCTGAGCCAGCTCCTGCAGCTGCGGCAGCTCCTGGAGCAGTTCCGATCCCGCCATCGCCCCCGCGGTGTAGGCGTTGACAGAGGTGCTTTTGTCAGCGCGGCCAGCGATCGTGCCGCCCGTGGCAAGCAGGAGCAACTGCGGGGATGATGCGGACTGATCGACCATCAAGACTCTGAATCGATCGCTTGATAAGCCTGCCAAAAGCGCTGCATCTGCTCAGTGGTGCCAATGCTGATGCGCAGCGAACCATTGATCTGAGGCTTCCCCGCCATCGATCTCACCAAAATCCCTGCCGCCCGCAGCTCCGCTTCAACCGTTTCAGACGAACGATGGGGCCAAAGCAACAGATAATTGCCGCCAGCGGCATGATGAATAGCATGCTGACGCGTTAGTTGAGTAACGATCCAGTTACGGGCTCGTAACACTTCGGCAACATAGGCATCGGTATAGGGCTGATCGGCCAAAGCCGCCATCGCCGCCGTCACGGCCAAACTATTGACGTCATAGGGACCCGTGACCCTTCCCACCCGGTCCACGACATCCGGATGGCCAAGGGCAAACCCGATTCGCAAGCCAGCAAGGCCAGCGGTTTTCGCCAACGACCGGAGCACGAGCAGGTTTGGAACGACGCGAAAATCAACGGACGGCAAGACGCTGTCTCCCGTGAACGCCTCATACAACTCATCCACCACCACGAGCGTTTCAGGCGCCGCAGCCGCTAGTTCCAACACTTGAGCCGCCGGCAAACGGGTTCCCGTGGGGTTGTTGGGATTGCAGAGCATCAAGATGCGCGGCTTGCGCAACAAAGCGGCGCGAATCGCCTCCATCGGAAACACAAATCCGGGCAGCTCATGGGGCACGGCCTCAATCGCCATCCCCTGCATGCCCGCACAGGGGGCGTAATACCCAAAGGTGGGACTGGTGGTCAGCAGCGTGTCACCGGCCGCGCCATAGGCATGAATCACGGCATGGATCGCAGCGTCGACCCCGTTAAAGATCCCAACATGCGCAGCCGATAACGCAGAGGTCAAACCTGCTGGCGACGACACCAGGTTGGCAATCAGGGCTTCGCGGAGGCCGTCGTACTCGGGATAAATCGCGATCTGATCGGCCGGGAAAGCGCGAATCGCCTCCGTGACCCTGGGACTGGGGCCCATCGTGTTTTCGTTGAAGTCGAGCCGCAACAAGTCGCGTCGTCCTTCAAGCGGAGCGCTGTAGGCCTTGAGCTGCTCGACCTCGGGCCGGGCGCTGGGTGCATTGCTTTGAGGGTGTCCGTTCACAGCCAATCCCAAGTCACGAAACAATCAAAACGTGAAAACGAATTCGAACCACAGCTGCTGCATTTGGCCAACTTGGTGTCACTACATCCGTTCCAACGTTGCAATGCCCAATAATCCCAATCCTGAATTCAGGGTATCGGCGGTGAGACGGCACAACGCCAAACGGGATGACAAAGACTTGCCCTCAGCCTTGAGAACTGGAACCTGGTCATAAAAGCGATTGAACACTTGCGATAACTCGAACAAATAACTGCAGAGGCGATTGGGCAGCAACTCCTCTTCCACCTCGGCGATCACCGCATCGAATTTGAGCAGCTCCCGCACCAGGGCCCACTCCTGGGGCTCGCTGAACTGCAGCATTCCGGCCTCGGCCTCAAGGTCTCCACCCTTGCGCGCAATTCCAGCAATCCTCACCACCGCATACAGCAGATAGGGGGCTGTGTTGCCTTGTAAGGCCAGCATCCGATCGAAGCTGAACTGGTAATTGGTGATCCGGTTTTGGCTGAGGTCGGCGTACTTCACCGCCGCCAGCCCCACCGTGCCAGCCACATGCGCAATGAACTGATCGTCCTCGCTACGCCCCTCCTCCTCCAAGCGCCGACGGAGATCGGCTTCTGAGCGTTCCACCGCTTCGTCGAGCAGATCCCGCAGCCGAACCGTGTCACCCGAACGGGTTTTGAGTTTTTTGCCGTCTTCGCCCTGGACCAGCCCAAAGGGCACATGCTCCAGTCGGCCGCCTTCTGGAATCCAATTGGCCCGTTTCGCCACTTGAAACACGCCTGCGAAATGATTCGCCTGACCCGCATCGGTCACATAAATCACGCGGCGTGCACCATCTCCATCCGAGGCCAGCGCAAAGCGATAGCGGATCGCTGCCAGGTCGGTGGTGGCGTAGTTGAACCCTCCATCACTCTTGCGAACAATCACGGGCAAGGGCTTGCCATCCTTCCCATTCACGCCCTCAAGGAAGACACACTCCGCACCGTCATCGGTGACGAGCAAGCCAGCCTCCTTCAAACCAGTGAGGACTGAGGCCAAATAAGGGTTGTAGAACGATTCGCCCCGTTCGCTCAGACGAATATCAAGCCGGTCGTAAATCTTCTGGAACTCACGCCGCGACTGATCACAGAGCAATCCCCACGCCTTGAGTGACACAGGATCGCCGCCTTGAAGCTTCACCACCTCCTCTCGAGACGTGGTCTGAAAGGCTTCGTCTTCGTCGAAACGCTTCTTGGCCTCGCGATAAAAGGCCACCAAATCACCAAGGTCCAC contains the following coding sequences:
- a CDS encoding MBL fold metallo-hydrolase, whose protein sequence is MSVHERVQSLFSIVVRGSALLAIGTIAPVRAAGVSVTNYGHSALLIRGGGQSVMVNPFRAVGCAKGLAEPRVNATVTLASSELPDEGARIGGGTYLVKPGSYRVGGLKIEGFAAPHDRVGGRRFGQATVWRWQQAGLSFAHLGGTAATLSGEDKVLLGRPDVLIIGVGGGGKVYNAEEAAKVVRELNPRRVIPVQYVNGEAPSGCDLGGVQPFLDAMSGTKVRKVGPNLNLPGTLGDTTVIDVMR
- a CDS encoding asparaginase; the encoded protein is MVDQSASSPQLLLLATGGTIAGRADKSTSVNAYTAGAMAGSELLQELPQLQELAQIQVEQLTNLDSADLQFQHWIQLVKRIREAFSASPELVGVVITHGTNTLEETAWLLELLIDDPRPVVLVGAMRPATALSADGPLNLFQAVQVACSPQACGHGVLVVMDGQIHGAGAVTKVATQGVGAFQSPDVGPLGWVDDSGVHVPVASGSRTVPFATLALPPQWPEVAILYGCVDPPLAMVSALSHAGVKGLVWTGTGAGQLSAGERQAIKAWPGVLPLMLRANRCGSGPVHPCALQDELGLLPAGTLSPQKARILLLLSLIAGMERAELSALLASVAINA
- a CDS encoding histidinol-phosphate transaminase, producing the protein MGLAVNGHPQSNAPSARPEVEQLKAYSAPLEGRRDLLRLDFNENTMGPSPRVTEAIRAFPADQIAIYPEYDGLREALIANLVSSPAGLTSALSAAHVGIFNGVDAAIHAVIHAYGAAGDTLLTTSPTFGYYAPCAGMQGMAIEAVPHELPGFVFPMEAIRAALLRKPRILMLCNPNNPTGTRLPAAQVLELAAAAPETLVVVDELYEAFTGDSVLPSVDFRVVPNLLVLRSLAKTAGLAGLRIGFALGHPDVVDRVGRVTGPYDVNSLAVTAAMAALADQPYTDAYVAEVLRARNWIVTQLTRQHAIHHAAGGNYLLLWPHRSSETVEAELRAAGILVRSMAGKPQINGSLRISIGTTEQMQRFWQAYQAIDSES
- a CDS encoding aminodeoxychorismate/anthranilate synthase component II; translated protein: MLLVIDNYDSFTFNLVQYLGELASQFPVATDCRVERNDALSLEEIRDLNPSAILLSPGPGDPDQAGVCLEVLSQLSPTIPTLGVCLGHQSIAQAYGGRVVRARELMHGKTSPVQHRGEGVFAGLPQPLTATRYHSLIAERDTLPECLEVTAWLEDGTIMGLRHRDYPHLQGVQFHPESVLTEAGHQLLANFLRQAEPQ
- the argS gene encoding arginine--tRNA ligase — translated: MLCIANALEAQLREAMQRAFPEVDALLDPQLAPASKPEFGDFQANGALPLAKPLKQAPRQIAGAIVEALQADPAFTDLCLEPQIAGPGFINLTIRPERLVAEVSARLGDPRLGVPEVHSDAAVVVDFSSPNIAKEMHVGHLRSTIIGDSLARVLEFRGHRVLRLNHVGDWGTQFGMLITHLKQVAPETLNTADAVDLGDLVAFYREAKKRFDEDEAFQTTSREEVVKLQGGDPVSLKAWGLLCDQSRREFQKIYDRLDIRLSERGESFYNPYLASVLTGLKEAGLLVTDDGAECVFLEGVNGKDGKPLPVIVRKSDGGFNYATTDLAAIRYRFALASDGDGARRVIYVTDAGQANHFAGVFQVAKRANWIPEGGRLEHVPFGLVQGEDGKKLKTRSGDTVRLRDLLDEAVERSEADLRRRLEEEGRSEDDQFIAHVAGTVGLAAVKYADLSQNRITNYQFSFDRMLALQGNTAPYLLYAVVRIAGIARKGGDLEAEAGMLQFSEPQEWALVRELLKFDAVIAEVEEELLPNRLCSYLFELSQVFNRFYDQVPVLKAEGKSLSSRLALCRLTADTLNSGLGLLGIATLERM